One window of Gemmatimonadaceae bacterium genomic DNA carries:
- a CDS encoding DMT family transporter, protein MLTTNDRGAGRATLLIVLSACGFGSLSTLTLFTTRAGLPLLPAMFWRYFLAAAFLVVVLRGAAYREVTRQQALRLVLVGGFGQGVITYLSLRALDYLPVGPLAFLFYTYPAWVALIAAVTGREEVTLWRLLALVIAMAGIVVMVGAPDAASLAPVGVVIALGTAFLYALYLPALQKVQEGVPAMVSTFYLVTGVLIAFLAGSVFMHELQVPASLTIWKYLVLLSMVSTVLAFATLIAGLRVLGPVRTSIIATIEPFFTVTLGVLLLGESLTRGTLAGGAMIASAVLLLQWTGRESPVADPLR, encoded by the coding sequence ATGCTGACGACGAATGACCGAGGAGCAGGACGTGCAACGCTTCTAATCGTGCTTTCCGCTTGCGGTTTCGGATCACTCAGCACGCTGACACTCTTCACGACACGCGCGGGCTTGCCGCTGCTCCCTGCAATGTTCTGGCGCTACTTTCTTGCGGCGGCATTTCTGGTAGTGGTGTTGCGTGGCGCCGCCTACAGGGAGGTAACCCGGCAACAGGCATTACGGCTTGTTTTGGTTGGTGGCTTTGGCCAGGGCGTCATTACCTATCTCTCCTTGCGCGCGCTGGATTATCTCCCGGTTGGCCCACTTGCGTTTCTCTTTTATACGTATCCTGCCTGGGTTGCCCTGATCGCTGCAGTAACGGGGCGTGAGGAGGTCACTTTGTGGCGTCTGCTCGCCCTGGTTATCGCGATGGCAGGAATCGTTGTGATGGTGGGTGCCCCCGATGCTGCTTCGCTCGCTCCGGTGGGTGTCGTTATCGCTCTCGGAACTGCATTCCTGTACGCGCTCTATCTGCCGGCGCTGCAGAAAGTGCAGGAAGGCGTGCCGGCAATGGTTTCGACGTTTTATCTCGTAACTGGCGTACTGATCGCGTTTCTCGCAGGCAGTGTCTTTATGCATGAGTTACAGGTTCCTGCATCGTTGACCATATGGAAGTACCTCGTTCTACTCTCCATGGTCAGTACGGTGCTCGCGTTCGCTACTCTGATTGCCGGTCTTCGCGTTCTCGGCCCGGTACGCACTTCTATCATCGCTACGATCGAGCCCTTCTTCACTGTGACGCTAGGGGTTCTGCTTCTCGGTGAGTCGTTAACGCGAGGCACACTTGCAGGCGGCGCAATGATCGCCAGTGCAGTTCTTCTGCTTCAGTGGACCGGCAGAGAAAGTCCTGTTGCGGATCCGCTGCGCTAG
- a CDS encoding dienelactone hydrolase family protein, with amino-acid sequence MISAGMDSVRAWIVYPERKTKAPVVVVVHEIYGLTPWVRSIADQLAAEGFIAIAPDLLTTKNLPNATDSVPSQLATAAIKTLDPADVHRQISAAARYGMALPSALPRYGIVGYCWGGGVSFEHAVRSPDLGAAVVYYGTSPKSETLSSIKAPVLGLYGENDARVNATISPVDSVMTTLRKTYTHNIYEGAGHGFLRQQNGQNGANLAATQQAWPATVAWFRRYLGA; translated from the coding sequence ATGATTTCCGCAGGGATGGACAGTGTTCGTGCATGGATTGTGTATCCCGAGCGAAAGACCAAGGCTCCGGTCGTTGTGGTCGTGCATGAGATCTATGGCCTTACGCCATGGGTTCGGTCGATCGCGGATCAGCTCGCAGCCGAAGGGTTCATCGCCATTGCACCTGATCTGCTGACCACGAAAAATCTTCCAAACGCCACTGACAGCGTTCCCAGCCAGCTTGCCACCGCGGCGATCAAAACGCTCGACCCTGCGGATGTTCATCGGCAGATCAGCGCAGCGGCCAGGTACGGCATGGCGCTGCCCTCTGCGCTCCCCCGCTACGGCATCGTAGGATACTGCTGGGGTGGAGGCGTCTCCTTCGAGCACGCGGTTCGCTCGCCTGACCTTGGCGCAGCTGTGGTTTATTACGGAACGTCGCCAAAGAGCGAAACGCTTTCGTCCATCAAGGCTCCGGTGCTTGGGCTCTACGGAGAAAACGACGCGCGTGTGAACGCCACCATCTCACCCGTGGACTCTGTCATGACCACGCTTCGAAAAACGTATACACACAATATCTACGAAGGCGCAGGCCATGGCTTTCTGCGGCAGCAGAACGGGCAGAACGGAGCCAATCTCGCCGCAACCCAGCAGGCATGGCCGGCTACCGTTGCCTGGTTCCGCCGCTATCTCGGTGCCTGA
- the mnmG gene encoding tRNA uridine-5-carboxymethylaminomethyl(34) synthesis enzyme MnmG, whose translation MSASDSLRSTEARFDVIVVGAGHAGTEAAVAAARTGASVGLITSSLETIGQMSCNPAIGGVAKGTVVREVDALGGIMGRATDLATVQFRMLNRSKGPAVWAPRAQCDRGLYRRAARSLIEEQNRLQTIQGTVARLLLNASGTHVQGVETLEGRAFASRCVIITTGTFLRGRIHIGTDTSIAGGRAGESSATHLAEQLESAGLTVSRFKTGTPPRIDGRSVNYSKLQRQESEIDQFDYSWSHFWRTSRSDNGLSRHPLQLPCWITYLEAPAKEIIQENIGKSAMYGGAITARGPRYCPSVEDKVVRFPHAERHQLFLEPEGHDTAELYVNGLSTSLPASVQLDIMRTVPGLENVRMNRAGYAIEYDYYPPTQLDATLQVKAIGGLYFAGQINGTTGYEEAAGQGALAGINAGLSVRERDPLILGRETSYIGVLADDLVTCGVDEPYRLFTSRSEFRLTIRQDNALQRLGPIGLKLGLYDESEKGILERKLDEGRRIHEVAGATSISPAQAGSLLDSANTAAIAHPVKIVELARRHGVSLGALLEAAGVESTFTSESLLSADLEIKYSGYFERERAQAERMRVMGNFSIPGDLPYAKMQSLSYEARQKLEAIQPRTLAQASRIPGVSPSDIQNLVIEIEKKRSHALLH comes from the coding sequence ATGTCCGCATCTGATTCCCTGCGCTCCACAGAAGCCCGCTTTGACGTCATCGTGGTTGGCGCGGGTCACGCTGGCACCGAAGCCGCTGTCGCCGCTGCCCGAACCGGTGCCAGCGTCGGATTGATAACGAGCTCTCTTGAAACCATCGGTCAGATGTCGTGCAACCCCGCGATCGGCGGAGTTGCCAAAGGTACGGTAGTACGCGAAGTGGATGCCCTTGGCGGAATCATGGGCCGGGCAACCGATCTCGCTACTGTACAGTTCCGCATGCTCAACCGCAGTAAGGGGCCTGCAGTATGGGCACCGCGCGCGCAGTGTGACCGCGGCCTTTATCGGCGCGCAGCTCGCTCGCTAATCGAAGAGCAAAACCGACTTCAGACGATTCAGGGAACCGTCGCTCGGCTGCTGCTCAACGCGTCGGGCACCCACGTCCAGGGAGTAGAGACGCTCGAAGGCCGTGCCTTCGCCAGTCGCTGCGTCATCATCACCACGGGCACTTTTCTGCGCGGCAGAATACATATCGGCACGGACACCAGCATCGCCGGCGGACGCGCCGGCGAATCATCGGCGACACACCTGGCAGAGCAGCTCGAAAGCGCCGGTCTGACCGTGTCTCGCTTCAAGACGGGCACGCCACCACGGATCGACGGCAGGTCGGTGAATTACTCGAAGCTTCAGCGACAGGAGAGCGAGATCGATCAGTTCGATTACTCGTGGTCTCACTTCTGGCGCACGTCACGCAGCGATAACGGCCTTTCACGCCATCCGTTACAGCTCCCTTGCTGGATCACATATCTCGAAGCGCCGGCGAAGGAGATCATTCAGGAGAACATCGGTAAATCGGCGATGTACGGCGGTGCGATCACAGCACGTGGTCCGAGGTATTGTCCGTCGGTGGAGGACAAGGTGGTTCGCTTCCCGCATGCAGAGCGCCACCAGCTCTTCCTCGAGCCCGAGGGGCATGACACCGCTGAGCTCTACGTCAACGGCCTGTCCACCTCTCTTCCGGCTTCGGTTCAGCTTGACATCATGCGGACGGTTCCCGGCCTCGAGAATGTTCGAATGAACCGCGCCGGATATGCAATCGAGTACGACTATTATCCGCCCACTCAGCTCGACGCGACGCTCCAGGTAAAAGCGATTGGTGGTCTCTACTTCGCTGGCCAGATCAACGGCACCACCGGTTACGAAGAAGCAGCCGGCCAAGGAGCGCTCGCTGGAATCAACGCCGGCCTTTCCGTTCGAGAACGTGACCCTCTCATACTCGGTCGCGAGACTTCGTATATCGGAGTACTTGCCGATGATCTCGTGACATGCGGCGTCGACGAACCGTACCGTCTCTTCACGTCGCGATCCGAGTTTCGTCTCACCATCCGGCAGGACAATGCGTTGCAGCGGCTGGGCCCGATCGGGCTCAAGCTGGGCCTTTACGACGAGAGCGAGAAAGGAATTCTGGAACGAAAGCTCGATGAGGGACGGCGTATTCATGAAGTCGCAGGGGCAACCAGCATCAGTCCCGCGCAAGCCGGTTCGCTGCTTGATTCCGCGAATACAGCCGCTATCGCGCACCCGGTCAAGATTGTCGAGCTTGCCCGGCGGCACGGTGTCTCGTTGGGCGCATTACTCGAAGCAGCTGGTGTCGAGTCCACGTTTACGTCAGAATCACTTCTCTCTGCAGATCTCGAGATCAAATACTCGGGTTACTTCGAGCGCGAGCGCGCGCAGGCGGAAAGAATGCGCGTGATGGGAAACTTTTCGATTCCCGGCGATTTGCCCTACGCCAAGATGCAGTCGCTTTCGTACGAAGCACGTCAGAAGCTTGAGGCAATTCAACCGCGCACTCTTGCACAGGCGTCGCGCATTCCCGGTGTGAGCCCGAGCGACATCCAGAATCTGGTGATAGAAATCGAAAAAAAACGCTCACACGCCTTGCTTCACTAG